One window from the genome of Flavobacterium agricola encodes:
- a CDS encoding SPFH domain-containing protein codes for MGPIYLLIAVVVILFLALFTVKQQSAVIVERFGKFNSIRQSGLQFKIPLIDKLAGRVNLRIQQLDVIIETKTKDNVFVKMKVSVQYKVVQDRVYEAFYKLEYPEDQITSYVFDVVRAEVPKLKLDDVFERKDDIAIAVKRELNDAMVTYGYDIINTLITDIDPDIQVKNAMNRINAADREKTAAEYEAEAERIRIVAKAKAEAESKRLQGQGIADQRREIARGLVESVETLNNVGINSQEASALIVVTQHYDTLQSVGGQNNSNLILLPNSPQAGSDMLNNMVASFTASNQIGESMKNMKK; via the coding sequence ATGGGACCAATTTATTTACTAATCGCTGTTGTAGTGATTTTATTTTTAGCACTGTTTACTGTAAAACAACAAAGTGCTGTTATTGTTGAACGCTTCGGAAAGTTCAATTCTATTAGACAATCTGGTTTACAATTTAAAATACCATTAATAGATAAATTAGCAGGTCGAGTAAATCTTAGAATTCAACAATTGGATGTTATTATAGAAACTAAAACCAAAGACAATGTTTTTGTTAAAATGAAAGTTTCTGTACAATATAAAGTGGTTCAAGATCGCGTTTACGAAGCCTTTTATAAGCTTGAATATCCTGAAGACCAAATAACATCTTATGTTTTTGACGTGGTTAGAGCTGAGGTGCCTAAATTAAAATTAGACGATGTTTTTGAACGTAAAGATGATATTGCAATTGCTGTAAAAAGAGAATTAAATGATGCTATGGTAACGTATGGTTACGACATTATTAATACCTTAATTACAGATATTGACCCAGATATACAGGTTAAGAATGCGATGAATCGTATTAATGCTGCGGATAGAGAAAAAACAGCGGCAGAATATGAGGCGGAGGCAGAACGTATAAGAATTGTTGCTAAAGCTAAAGCTGAGGCAGAATCTAAGCGTTTGCAAGGGCAAGGTATTGCAGATCAAAGACGAGAAATTGCTCGTGGTTTAGTTGAATCTGTTGAAACGTTAAACAATGTAGGTATTAATTCGCAAGAAGCTTCTGCTCTTATTGTAGTAACACAGCATTATGATACTTTACAATCGGTTGGAGGGCAAAACAATTCAAACTTAATATTGTTGCCTAATTCACCACAGGCAGGCTCTGATATGTTAAATAACATGGTGGCTTCTTTCACGGCATCCAATCAAATTGGAGAATCAATGAAAAATATGAAAAAATAA
- the gltX gene encoding glutamate--tRNA ligase has translation MSQEVRVRFAPSPTGPLHIGGVRTALFNYLFAKKHNGTFYIRIEDTDQNRFVPGAEDYIFEALAWLGISPDETIGKNEKYGPYRQSDRKHLYKDYAMQLVHNGWAYYAFDSSEELDELRKAFESNGKTFIYNHSTRNELKTSLNMTQQEVEARLYNGDNYVIRFKTPIDETLVLQDIIRGEVKFETSLLDDKVLYKSDGMPTYHLANIVDDHLQGTTHVIRGEEWLPSLPLHYMLYRAFDWQAPEFAHLPLILKPVGNGKLSKRDGDKLGFPVFPLQWTAENGETSSGYREKGYFPEAVVNFLALLGWNDGTEQEIFSMQELIEKFDLKRVNKSGAKFDPEKNKWFNHQILMAKTDAELASLFESDLIDRGFTEPIEKITRIVTLVKDRANFTTEFFDLADYFFVAPTQYDAKALKNWKEETPELMKQLIAVLNEIEDFSSENIENTVKQWLTVNEIGMGKVMQPFRLSLVGEMKGPHLFDIVEVLGKPETIARITKAIETI, from the coding sequence ATGTCACAAGAAGTTCGCGTGCGTTTTGCACCAAGTCCTACAGGACCTTTGCATATCGGTGGGGTTAGAACCGCTTTATTCAATTACTTATTCGCTAAAAAACATAACGGAACTTTTTATATTCGTATTGAAGATACAGATCAAAATAGATTTGTTCCGGGAGCAGAAGATTATATTTTTGAAGCTTTAGCTTGGTTGGGTATTTCTCCCGACGAAACTATCGGAAAAAACGAAAAATATGGTCCTTACCGTCAATCCGATCGTAAACATTTATATAAAGATTATGCCATGCAGTTGGTACACAACGGCTGGGCATATTATGCGTTTGATTCGTCTGAAGAATTAGATGAATTGCGCAAAGCTTTTGAAAGCAACGGAAAAACATTTATTTACAACCATTCTACGCGTAACGAACTTAAAACGTCGTTAAACATGACGCAACAAGAAGTTGAAGCGCGTTTGTACAACGGCGATAATTACGTAATTCGCTTTAAAACACCAATCGACGAAACCTTAGTTTTACAAGATATTATTCGTGGAGAAGTTAAGTTTGAAACTTCTTTGTTAGATGATAAAGTGCTGTACAAATCAGACGGCATGCCAACGTACCATTTAGCAAATATTGTTGATGACCATTTACAAGGTACCACACATGTAATTCGTGGGGAAGAATGGTTACCATCTTTACCATTGCATTATATGTTATACCGCGCTTTTGATTGGCAAGCTCCAGAATTTGCGCATTTACCGTTAATTTTAAAACCGGTAGGTAATGGTAAATTATCAAAACGTGATGGAGATAAATTAGGATTCCCAGTTTTCCCATTGCAATGGACTGCAGAAAACGGAGAAACTTCTAGCGGTTACCGCGAAAAAGGATATTTTCCAGAAGCAGTTGTAAACTTCTTAGCCTTATTAGGATGGAATGATGGAACCGAACAAGAAATTTTTTCGATGCAAGAATTAATTGAAAAGTTCGATTTAAAACGTGTAAACAAATCCGGAGCTAAGTTTGATCCAGAAAAAAACAAATGGTTTAACCACCAAATTTTGATGGCTAAAACAGATGCTGAATTGGCTTCGTTGTTTGAATCTGATTTAATTGATCGTGGTTTTACTGAGCCAATCGAAAAAATTACTCGTATTGTAACTTTGGTAAAAGATAGAGCCAACTTTACAACCGAATTTTTTGATTTAGCCGATTATTTCTTTGTAGCACCTACTCAATACGATGCTAAGGCATTAAAAAACTGGAAAGAAGAAACTCCTGAATTAATGAAGCAATTAATTGCTGTATTAAATGAGATTGAAGATTTTTCTTCAGAAAATATTGAAAACACAGTTAAACAATGGCTAACGGTTAACGAAATTGGAATGGGTAAAGTAATGCAGCCTTTCCGTTTAAGTTTAGTTGGCGAAATGAAAGGACCACATCTTTTTGATATCGTTGAGGTTCTTGGTAAACCAGAAACAATTGCTCGTATTACGAAAGCAATAGAAACTATATAA
- a CDS encoding DUF2089 domain-containing protein — protein sequence MNNIKLPNQCPACNEPLVVTQLSCNACQTTINGSFVLPQFLKLNVAEQNFVMQFFLNSGSLKEMAKQLHVSYPTVRNQLDDIISKLTNTTSK from the coding sequence ATGAATAATATTAAACTTCCTAATCAATGTCCTGCTTGTAACGAACCTTTGGTTGTTACCCAGCTAAGCTGTAATGCCTGCCAAACTACTATAAACGGAAGTTTTGTTTTACCTCAGTTTTTAAAGTTAAACGTTGCAGAGCAAAACTTTGTTATGCAATTTTTTTTAAATAGCGGTAGTTTAAAAGAAATGGCAAAGCAGCTTCATGTAAGTTATCCTACGGTACGAAATCAGTTAGACGATATTATTTCTAAACTTACTAATACAACATCCAAATGA
- a CDS encoding Crp/Fnr family transcriptional regulator, which yields MLKTDFINRIYPLPPSAMQKLVAIAEPINFNKGAVIFEESKAEKFLYIIQSGVARAYKMHEGSEITFWFGLEGDSIISIKNYVQGTKSYETIEALEPILAYKINTDALKKLFETDIYIANWGRCYAENEMLKTEERLISRQFKSATERYLELLTTQPEIIKRVALRHIASYLGITQVSLSRIRSELK from the coding sequence ATGCTAAAAACTGATTTTATAAATAGAATTTACCCGCTTCCGCCATCAGCAATGCAAAAGCTTGTTGCAATTGCTGAGCCTATAAACTTTAATAAAGGCGCTGTGATTTTTGAAGAATCTAAAGCTGAAAAATTTTTGTACATCATCCAATCGGGTGTGGCACGCGCGTACAAAATGCACGAAGGTTCAGAAATCACTTTTTGGTTCGGCCTAGAGGGCGATAGCATTATTTCTATAAAAAACTATGTTCAAGGTACGAAAAGTTATGAAACTATTGAAGCTTTAGAGCCAATTTTAGCTTATAAAATAAATACCGATGCGTTAAAAAAGTTGTTTGAAACCGATATTTATATTGCCAATTGGGGCCGTTGTTATGCGGAAAATGAAATGCTAAAAACAGAAGAACGGTTAATTTCTCGTCAATTTAAATCGGCTACCGAGCGGTATTTAGAGTTGCTTACTACCCAGCCCGAAATTATAAAACGGGTTGCGCTTCGTCATATCGCTTCTTATTTAGGCATTACACAGGTAAGTTTAAGCAGAATTCGATCGGAATTAAAGTAA
- a CDS encoding YtxH domain-containing protein, whose protein sequence is MANKNLSNGLIAILAGVGVGALVGVLFAPEKGSITRKRIKDEVENEADELKKKFKSLKRKALKEKKEKEVVFEEKFNALIEKADHKKDDVIAALEKKLNELKELKSKSLPK, encoded by the coding sequence ATGGCTAATAAAAACTTAAGTAATGGATTAATCGCTATTTTAGCGGGAGTTGGTGTTGGAGCTTTAGTTGGTGTGTTATTTGCACCTGAAAAAGGTTCGATTACACGAAAAAGAATTAAAGACGAAGTTGAAAACGAAGCGGACGAATTAAAGAAAAAATTTAAATCGTTAAAACGTAAAGCACTAAAAGAAAAAAAGGAAAAAGAAGTCGTTTTTGAAGAAAAATTTAATGCATTAATTGAAAAAGCAGATCATAAAAAAGATGATGTAATTGCTGCATTAGAAAAAAAATTAAACGAATTAAAAGAGCTTAAATCTAAAAGTTTACCAAAATAA
- a CDS encoding C45 family autoproteolytic acyltransferase/hydolase, with the protein MRVKKSLTFTPDLQPIALNQPLQVETDSFKKVQHHFLQKNKYNNWELMVSGSPEEIGYYTGLLTQDLYQFQEKSFFDNIETNIPSKFKQKLLIKFLRWYNRDMHLHITDSHLREIYMLSQFSSDSYNWVAPKFQRALYLHGAHDIGHAMQDLALVGCSSLAVWGANTTDGDVLIGRNFDFYAGDAFAQNKMVQFVNPDQGFAFASISWPGMVGVVSGMNVKGISVSLNAAKSDIPLKAKTPVSMVARQILEQAENIEQAITIAKSKEVFVSESLLIGSAADNKAVVIEMSPNKFDVYEPNQDFLICTNHFQSETYTADDRNQEHVANSHTQYRFEVIEENFEKQTVWNPENLTEMLRSTQGLNNEFIGLGNEKALNQLMAHHAVLFEPNKLKMWVSSSPYQLGAMVCYDLNQIFNASHSNAVLFDDAVTIPADSSFIAQKHPTYLAYKNIKKEIETDLKQNVFISEEKIQQLIRLNPDLWQAYDIAGRVFNQQKMYKQAHAAFTQALACEIPYQTDKDRIKKAIKKLNKKL; encoded by the coding sequence TTGCGGGTAAAAAAATCGTTAACGTTTACTCCCGATTTACAGCCAATTGCTTTAAATCAGCCTTTGCAAGTAGAAACGGATAGCTTTAAAAAGGTTCAGCATCATTTTCTGCAAAAAAATAAATACAACAATTGGGAATTAATGGTAAGCGGTTCGCCTGAAGAAATAGGATATTATACCGGATTGCTAACTCAAGATTTATATCAGTTTCAAGAAAAATCTTTTTTTGATAATATAGAAACAAACATTCCATCTAAATTCAAACAAAAATTATTAATTAAGTTTTTACGTTGGTACAACCGTGATATGCATTTGCATATCACAGATTCGCATTTGCGCGAAATTTATATGTTGTCGCAATTCTCCTCAGATTCGTACAATTGGGTAGCTCCTAAGTTCCAACGTGCATTATATTTGCACGGTGCGCACGATATTGGGCATGCCATGCAAGATTTGGCTTTGGTTGGCTGTTCTTCCTTAGCTGTTTGGGGTGCAAATACAACCGATGGTGATGTATTAATTGGGCGTAATTTTGATTTTTATGCGGGCGATGCCTTTGCTCAAAACAAAATGGTGCAATTTGTAAATCCTGATCAAGGTTTTGCCTTTGCATCAATTTCTTGGCCCGGAATGGTTGGTGTTGTTTCTGGAATGAACGTTAAAGGCATTTCGGTAAGTTTAAACGCAGCCAAATCGGATATTCCGTTAAAAGCAAAAACGCCTGTTTCTATGGTTGCGCGACAAATTTTAGAACAAGCTGAAAATATTGAGCAAGCCATTACCATTGCTAAAAGCAAAGAAGTTTTTGTGTCAGAAAGTTTGCTGATTGGATCGGCTGCCGACAATAAAGCGGTGGTTATTGAAATGTCGCCCAATAAGTTTGATGTTTACGAACCCAATCAAGATTTTTTAATTTGCACCAATCATTTTCAGTCCGAAACGTACACGGCCGATGATCGAAATCAAGAACATGTAGCAAACAGCCACACGCAATATCGTTTTGAGGTAATTGAAGAAAACTTTGAAAAGCAAACCGTTTGGAATCCTGAAAACCTGACCGAAATGCTGCGTTCTACCCAAGGTTTAAATAATGAATTTATTGGGTTAGGAAACGAAAAAGCTTTAAACCAATTAATGGCACATCATGCTGTGCTTTTCGAGCCAAATAAGCTTAAAATGTGGGTTTCATCTTCCCCATATCAATTAGGTGCAATGGTTTGTTATGATTTAAACCAAATTTTTAATGCATCGCATTCAAATGCTGTTTTGTTTGATGATGCAGTAACTATTCCAGCCGATTCAAGCTTTATCGCTCAAAAACATCCTACCTATTTGGCGTATAAAAACATAAAAAAAGAAATTGAAACCGATTTAAAACAAAACGTTTTTATTTCTGAAGAAAAAATACAGCAATTAATTCGGCTAAATCCCGACCTTTGGCAAGCATATGATATTGCCGGACGTGTGTTTAACCAACAAAAAATGTACAAACAAGCGCACGCAGCTTTTACCCAAGCTTTAGCTTGTGAAATTCCTTATCAAACGGATAAGGACCGCATCAAAAAAGCAATTAAAAAATTAAACAAAAAGTTATAA
- a CDS encoding phytoene desaturase family protein has product MSKINATTLYDVLVVGSGLGGLVSALLLAKEGKKVCVLEKNNQYGGCLQTFVRNKTIFDTGVHYIGGLLPGQNLHTYFSYLGIMSDLKLQQLDVDAFDWVCFEDDTTRYPLAQGYDNFVKQLSPFFPDQEKALKQYVADIQNICAQFPLYNMQAEGQYDAAIFSLSLASYLEQLTTNKKLQAVLCGNSFLYAGYKNTPFYMHALIMNSYIQSAFRCLGGGSQITRLLVQQLRKHKVELFKHAEVLGYEVNEGEINAAVLKNNVKVHAKAFISNIDPKTTLHQVGLNQFKKAYSNRILSLEDTVASFTVFIQLKPNSVKYANHNIYLHVSEADSLQIVPINQKFSKMVLVMSASKSNPAFAESICILTYMDFDAVKNWKTTKNTVANPSLRGTAYEQVKTDITQVLLKKAETIIPELKTAITSVHTASPLSYRDYIGGNQGNLYGPVKDATQPLRHFIAPQSKIKNLYFTGQGVNMHGILGVTIGAVATCSEILGKNYLLNKINDQI; this is encoded by the coding sequence GGCGGCCTGGTTTCGGCATTGCTTTTAGCTAAAGAAGGTAAAAAGGTTTGCGTTTTAGAAAAAAACAACCAATACGGCGGATGTTTACAAACTTTTGTGCGCAACAAAACAATTTTTGATACCGGTGTGCATTACATTGGTGGTTTGCTACCCGGACAAAATTTACACACCTATTTTTCATACCTGGGCATTATGTCAGATTTGAAACTGCAACAATTAGATGTCGATGCGTTTGATTGGGTTTGTTTTGAAGATGATACAACACGTTATCCATTAGCACAAGGTTATGATAATTTTGTAAAGCAATTATCTCCATTTTTTCCAGATCAAGAAAAAGCGTTAAAGCAATATGTTGCAGATATTCAAAATATATGTGCGCAATTTCCGCTATATAATATGCAAGCAGAAGGACAATACGATGCAGCTATTTTTAGCCTTTCGCTCGCATCTTACTTAGAACAACTTACAACGAATAAAAAACTACAAGCCGTTTTATGCGGAAATAGCTTTTTATATGCAGGTTATAAAAATACTCCGTTTTATATGCACGCATTAATTATGAATTCGTACATACAAAGTGCGTTTCGATGTTTAGGCGGAGGCAGCCAAATTACACGCTTGTTGGTGCAACAATTACGCAAACATAAGGTGGAGCTTTTTAAACATGCCGAAGTGCTTGGTTATGAGGTTAACGAAGGTGAAATTAATGCTGCAGTGTTAAAAAACAATGTAAAAGTGCACGCAAAAGCGTTTATATCCAATATTGATCCAAAAACTACGTTGCATCAAGTAGGTTTAAATCAGTTTAAAAAGGCATATAGCAATCGTATTTTAAGTTTAGAAGATACGGTAGCGTCATTTACTGTTTTTATTCAGCTAAAACCCAATTCGGTTAAATACGCAAATCATAACATTTATTTACATGTTTCAGAAGCGGATTCGTTACAAATAGTTCCAATCAATCAAAAGTTTTCTAAAATGGTTTTGGTAATGAGCGCATCTAAATCAAATCCTGCCTTTGCAGAAAGCATTTGTATTTTAACTTATATGGATTTTGATGCGGTTAAAAACTGGAAAACAACTAAAAATACGGTAGCTAACCCAAGTTTGCGTGGTACAGCTTACGAACAAGTTAAAACCGATATAACCCAGGTGCTGCTTAAAAAAGCAGAAACAATAATTCCGGAATTAAAAACGGCCATAACATCCGTGCATACCGCTTCTCCCCTTTCTTACCGCGATTACATTGGCGGTAACCAAGGCAATTTATACGGTCCGGTAAAAGATGCAACCCAACCTTTGCGTCATTTTATTGCGCCACAATCTAAAATTAAAAATCTTTATTTTACGGGGCAAGGCGTAAATATGCATGGTATTTTAGGCGTTACCATTGGTGCTGTTGCAACTTGTAGCGAAATATTAGGTAAAAATTATTTACTAAATAAAATTAATGATCAGATTTAA
- a CDS encoding DUF6327 family protein — translation MASKKEYSSFAEINLDLEILSLERKIALSKIAESAEDTQIGIKKTLAPFNVVRSMIDGVANFYDSNKFKTLAASYAVRMLIRWLKK, via the coding sequence ATGGCCTCAAAAAAAGAATATAGCAGCTTTGCAGAAATTAATCTGGACTTAGAAATTTTAAGTTTAGAAAGAAAAATAGCACTATCTAAGATTGCAGAAAGTGCTGAAGATACCCAAATTGGAATTAAAAAAACCTTAGCACCATTCAATGTTGTCAGGTCAATGATAGATGGCGTAGCCAACTTTTACGATTCAAATAAATTTAAAACATTAGCTGCAAGCTATGCGGTAAGGATGTTAATACGTTGGTTAAAAAAATAA
- a CDS encoding phenylacetate--CoA ligase family protein, producing the protein MSVQNHYLPANSIQELQEAKLQEQLLFVAKNSPFYSRLFAAHGIDVSTIKILQDLQKLPTTSKNDIQTYNDDFFCVPQHEIRDYATTSGTLGSPVTFGLTDTDLDRLAFNEMTSFQIAGVQPGDVVQLMTTIDRRFMAGLAYFLGLRELKCGVIRIGSGIPQMQWDSIFKYKPKFLIGVPSFLLKMIDFAEKNNIPYQESSVQAVVCIGEALRTADLQPTILAQKIAEKWNVKLHSTYASTEMGAAFTECDHFMGGHVIPELIITEILDENDQVVPDGESGELVVTTLGVQGIPLVRFKTGDVVRKHAEVCKCGRTTYRIGPVEGRKQQMVKYKGTTLYPPAMHDALAYFDNIEHHVIEIWHNELGTDEIVIKIAFKADAEADVDAIKDHFRAKLRVTPKVEVATAEALQKIIFNPLSRKPIVLIDKRA; encoded by the coding sequence ATGTCAGTTCAAAACCATTATTTACCAGCAAATAGCATTCAGGAATTGCAAGAAGCTAAACTGCAAGAACAATTACTTTTTGTTGCTAAAAATTCCCCTTTTTACAGCCGTTTATTTGCGGCTCATGGTATTGATGTAAGCACCATTAAAATCTTACAAGATTTACAAAAATTACCCACAACCAGCAAAAACGATATTCAAACCTATAATGACGATTTTTTTTGTGTGCCACAACACGAAATTCGCGATTATGCTACAACATCCGGAACTTTAGGTTCGCCAGTAACTTTTGGTTTAACCGATACAGATTTAGATCGTTTGGCGTTTAATGAAATGACATCGTTTCAAATTGCTGGAGTACAACCGGGCGATGTGGTGCAATTAATGACCACAATTGACCGTCGTTTTATGGCCGGATTGGCTTATTTTTTAGGCTTACGCGAATTAAAATGTGGCGTAATCCGAATAGGATCTGGTATTCCGCAAATGCAATGGGATAGCATTTTTAAATACAAACCGAAGTTTTTAATTGGCGTACCTTCTTTCTTGTTAAAGATGATTGATTTTGCCGAAAAAAATAACATTCCTTATCAAGAATCAAGCGTTCAAGCTGTTGTTTGTATTGGCGAAGCGTTACGAACAGCTGATTTACAACCAACCATTTTAGCTCAAAAAATTGCTGAGAAATGGAATGTAAAATTACATTCTACCTATGCATCAACCGAAATGGGAGCAGCTTTTACCGAATGCGATCATTTTATGGGCGGTCACGTAATTCCAGAATTAATTATAACCGAAATTTTAGACGAAAATGATCAGGTAGTTCCCGATGGAGAAAGCGGTGAATTGGTGGTTACAACATTAGGCGTGCAAGGCATTCCGTTAGTTCGTTTTAAAACTGGTGATGTAGTTCGTAAACATGCTGAAGTTTGTAAATGCGGAAGAACAACCTATCGTATTGGTCCGGTAGAAGGTAGAAAGCAGCAAATGGTAAAATACAAAGGTACAACCTTGTATCCGCCTGCCATGCACGATGCGTTAGCATATTTTGATAACATCGAGCATCATGTTATAGAAATTTGGCACAACGAATTAGGTACCGACGAGATTGTTATAAAAATTGCATTTAAGGCTGATGCCGAAGCCGATGTTGATGCAATTAAAGATCATTTTAGAGCCAAATTGCGTGTAACGCCAAAAGTTGAGGTTGCAACTGCCGAAGCTTTACAAAAAATAATATTTAACCCATTAAGCCGTAAACCAATTGTTTTAATTGATAAAAGAGCTTAA